A window from Mya arenaria isolate MELC-2E11 chromosome 9, ASM2691426v1 encodes these proteins:
- the LOC128245320 gene encoding uncharacterized protein LOC128245320, producing the protein MDQRLILAIFYFLSCIAVVGSILCYQCVDSTGDRAQAKCQFAIRSLAKQRSSHENTNKTLSKLVNLKNCSNYKDPKTGKEILPYCKIEVISSYGEVNGYIRDCSNGSDFSADFRNATHLSVERGFLKLDNQTGCGYSPTHFANLCVSVCNTNFCNGPFSDGGRLRHMTVLEMIGLCLVLKTFQKLLQF; encoded by the exons ATGGACCAGCGGTTGATTTTGGCCATTTTCTATTTCCTCTCCTGCATAGCGGTCGTGG GTTCAATCCTGTGCTATCAATGCGTAGATTCTACAGGGGACAGAGCCCAGGCTAAATGTCAGTTCGCCATCAGGTCGCTCGCCAAACAGAGATCCAGTCATGAGAACACCAATAAAACACTTTCG aaactTGTCAATCTGAAGAACTGTAGCAACTACAAGGATCCTAAGACAGGAAAAGAAATATTACCTTACTGCAAAATAGAAGTGATATCTTCATACG GTGAAGTGAATGGATACATCCGAGATTGCAGCAACGGTTCGGACTTTTCCGCCGATTTCCGTAACGCCACCCACTTGAGCGTGGAGAGGGGTTTTCTCAAACTTGACAATCAAACTGGATGTGGATACAGCCCCACTCATTTCGCTAATCTGTGCGTCTCCGTGTGTAATACAAACTTCTGTAACGGCCCCTTTTCAGATGGGGGTCGTTTACGTCACATGACAGTGCTAGAGATGATTGGTTTATGTTTAGTCCTGAAAACCTTTCAAAAGTTGTTGCAGTTCTAA